Genomic DNA from Macadamia integrifolia cultivar HAES 741 chromosome 6, SCU_Mint_v3, whole genome shotgun sequence:
TGTGGGAATCCATGGCCTTAGTGGCATTGGAAAGACAACAATCGCAAGGGTAGTCTGCAATACAGTCTTTCATCACTTTGAAGGATATTCATTTGTTGAAAATGTTCGGGAGAATGCTGAAAAACATGGGATTCACTATCTACAGAACCAACTTATCAAAGATATcctgaaaaaagaaaaccaacatatTTCTGATGTAGGTGTTGGAATTAAAGTGATCAAGCAAAGATTCTGCAAAAGAAAAGTTCTTATTGTTCTTGATGACGTGGATCAAGATATTCAAACGAGGTCTTTGGTTGGGGACCATGAATGGTTTGGTATTGGAAGTAAGATCATTATCATAAGCAGAAATAAGGATATTTTAATTGCTTCAAAAACAGATGTGATTTATGAGCCCAATTTAATGTCTTCAGATGATTCTCTTAAACTTTTCAGTCATTATGCATTTGGAAGGGACCGACCTCTAGAAGATTATTTGGATCTCTCAGAAGCTATGGCGAAAACTATTGGAGGACTTCCTTTGACTCTTCAAGTTATAGGTTCATCTTTATTTAAGAAGGAGAAATCAGTATGGAAAAGCATGTTGAAGAAGTTGCAAAAAATACCCAATAATGATATTATGAGAATCTTGAAAATAATTTACGATGGATTAGAAGATGCAGAGCAACAAATATTTCTTGATACTGCTTGTTTTTTCATCGGAATGAATAAAGATTTTGCATTTCATATATGGGAAGGGTGTGATTTTTCTCCTCAAGTAGGACTTGATGTTCTTTGCGTAAAGTCCTTGGTAAGGATTAGTGAAGATGGCAAGCTAAGGATGCATGATATACTTCGGGATCTTGGAAGGGATATTGTTCGTCAAGAGAGCATAATAAAGCCAGGGGAGCGTAGTCGAATATGGTCTCAAGAGGAAATCTTGGATGTACTGGTTAAACAGACGGTAGGTATTGAATACacttttgttattttttgtgAGAAGCCTGTGAATTAGATCTTTGATGGCTTTTTCTTGGGTTATCAGAACAACCTTAGTTTGGTATTTAACTAAGTCGGTCTTTTATTTTGTAGGGAACAAGTAATTGTAAAGGACTCAGTATTGACTTCAGCCGACTCAATATTGACTTCAATAGTCAATCAAAGAGCCAATGTTTGATGAGTGAAGGATTTGCTGCAATGACTGAACTAAGGTTACTCCAAGTTGATTATGCAGAATGTTATGTGATCTTCACCAATTCTTTTTCAGAACTGAGATGGCTTAGTTGGAGAGGATGCCCTGACAACTATGCATTAACCAATTTTTGTCCACAAAAACTAGCGGTACTTGATCTATCAAATAGTAATATCACAGAAAACTGGATTGGTTGGAACTGCATCAAGGTCTTGAAAAACCTCTCTTTGGTTTAATTTGTTTATTTCAAAAGTAGTTAaaaaaacttcatttttttttttttttatttagtccCTAATCTAATTAGATAAGTTACTATTTGCAGCTGGCAGTAAATCTGAAAGTTCTAAGTCTCCCGTTTTGTCATCAACTATCTAGTACTCCTGATGTTTCAGCAAATCAACTCTTGGAGGTATTGATTCTTAAAGAGTGTGAAAACTTGGTTGGGATCGACATATCCATTGTTTATCTAAGGAACTTAGTCACATTAGATATGAGTGGCTGCAAGAGACTAGTGGATCTCCCAAATGAAATTTGTCAGTTGACTTCTCTCAAAATACTCAATTTACAGGGATGCAACCGTCTAGATAAGCTGCCAAAAAAATTTTCCTGCATGACCTCCTTGACAACACTTGATGTAAGTGTTTGCATTAAACTTGAATCGCTTCCAAATCTTCCTTCTAGTTTAAAATCTTTTGATGCTTCTCATTGCATATTGTTAAGATCACTTCCAATGCTTTCAAGCCttaaaaatttagagaaattgCACCTTCGAGGTTGCATGGACCTTCTAGATATCTCAGGTCTTCCCTCAAGTTTGACTAGCCTAGATGCTAGTCACTGCTTTTCAATTCAAGACATCTCAGGTCTTCCCCGAAGTTTGACCAGCCTAGATGTTAGTCACTGCTTTTCAATTCGAGACATCTCAGGTCTTCCCCGAAGTTTGACCAGCCTTGATGCTAGTCACTGTTCTTCAATTCGAGACATCTCAGATCTTCCCTCAAGTTTGACCAGGCTTGATGTGAGTCACTGCTCTTTAATTCGAGACATCTCAGGTCTTCCCTCGAGTTTGACAAGCCTTAATGTTAGTCACTGCAATTCAATTCGAGACATCTCAGGTCTTCCCTCGAGTTTGACGAGACTTGATG
This window encodes:
- the LOC122082104 gene encoding disease resistance protein RPV1-like, with protein sequence MKQELKEISLNFQFLRSCFEEASSWSYEVFLSFHGKDVRTNFADYLYQDLVGAGIRTFRDEEELSKGNEIAPKLLNAIQRSIISIPIFSKNYASSKWCLNEITEISECKRRRKQTVLPIFYKVEPTDVRNQTGRYEKAFEEHQKRFDETTVQKWRDALKEVGRLEGWHSKKDSYEGKLVKEVVKTVSSKLKKRLLSHVSEKLVGIESHIKEMLMLLDIDSGNRKTVGIHGLSGIGKTTIARVVCNTVFHHFEGYSFVENVRENAEKHGIHYLQNQLIKDILKKENQHISDVGVGIKVIKQRFCKRKVLIVLDDVDQDIQTRSLVGDHEWFGIGSKIIIISRNKDILIASKTDVIYEPNLMSSDDSLKLFSHYAFGRDRPLEDYLDLSEAMAKTIGGLPLTLQVIGSSLFKKEKSVWKSMLKKLQKIPNNDIMRILKIIYDGLEDAEQQIFLDTACFFIGMNKDFAFHIWEGCDFSPQVGLDVLCVKSLVRISEDGKLRMHDILRDLGRDIVRQESIIKPGERSRIWSQEEILDVLVKQTGTSNCKGLSIDFSRLNIDFNSQSKSQCLMSEGFAAMTELRLLQVDYAECYVIFTNSFSELRWLSWRGCPDNYALTNFCPQKLAVLDLSNSNITENWIGWNCIKLAVNLKVLSLPFCHQLSSTPDVSANQLLEGCNRLDKLPKKFSCMTSLTTLDVSVCIKLESLPNLPSSLKSFDASHCILLRSLPMLSSLKNLEKLHLRGCMDLLDISGLPSSLTSLDASHCFSIQDISGLPRSLTSLDVSHCFSIRDISGLPRSLTSLDASHCSSIRDISDLPSSLTRLDVSHCSLIRDISGLPSSLTSLNVSHCNSIRDISGLPSSLTRLDASHCSSIQDISSLPSGLTSFNVSHCNSIQYISCLPSSLTSLHADCCKSLVKLSSTSRGIRNLKTLCLKECTSLEEIEDVNKKLDSLVVLNIKGCTSLKNLPKLKNLKTLSLYDNVSLSDFEGKGMNSLEVLKIECCRSLRKMPNLPDSKRLREVQIIDCTVLSEIECIEDFESLEVLSISNAISLTTLPDISILKNLRYFRIKKCYGMKRLPNLSNLKELRQLEIEECWKLSEIPDLDKLESLGKLKISGCMFMKSLPDLSNLKELNYLTIEDDNVAEIHGVDRLEILKYLDISECKSLERLPDLSNLRSLKELKAQNCKKLTEIQAGNGLKSLELLDVRGCLSLEKLPDLTKSKNLQHLNGRFCRGQTNTAKSKTLDD